The following are from one region of the Bacteroidota bacterium genome:
- a CDS encoding M20/M25/M40 family metallo-hydrolase, which produces MKKIIFPSFPVLVFAILSFSNAPHEVVNSGDNDSTVVSKIFRECMANGEAYENLRGLCIAAPKRLSGSPGAQAAVEYMKNVMDKCGFDKVWLQPCMVPHWVRGNPEFGAIKYTNAKRKDHVVNVCALGGSVATPKEGLTGEIVEVQNWKQLDSLGKNGVQGKIVFYNHRWDDKKISTFAAYGETVDYRWDGAHRAEQYGAIGSMVRSCTSSIDTFPHTGTARNDSLMAKIPAVAIATKDADFLHNEIIANGKVKFILKMNCQWMPDEKSYNVIGEIIGSEHPEQVIVVGGHLDAWELGAGANDDGAGVVQSVEAIRLFKQLGIRPKHTIRCVAFMNEENGGRGGKAYADSAKVKNEKHIAAIESDAGGFTPRGFGTEMDSLKKIKIQSWRNLFLPYGVYDFDHGGGGADIGPLKTQGTPLLGLQPDGSRYFDYHHTEDDQFKNVNRRELHMGAASMAAMLFLIDKYGL; this is translated from the coding sequence ATGAAAAAAATAATTTTTCCTTCCTTTCCCGTTCTCGTCTTCGCAATTCTTTCTTTTTCCAATGCGCCGCACGAAGTGGTGAATTCCGGCGACAACGATTCGACTGTAGTCTCCAAAATTTTCCGCGAGTGCATGGCGAATGGTGAAGCGTATGAAAATCTTCGCGGCCTTTGCATTGCTGCGCCAAAACGACTGAGCGGTTCGCCGGGTGCACAAGCTGCAGTGGAATACATGAAAAATGTAATGGATAAATGTGGCTTCGATAAAGTTTGGCTGCAACCCTGCATGGTTCCTCATTGGGTGCGTGGCAATCCGGAATTCGGCGCGATCAAATATACCAATGCAAAAAGAAAAGATCACGTGGTGAATGTGTGCGCACTCGGCGGATCAGTTGCAACTCCTAAAGAAGGTTTGACCGGTGAAATTGTAGAAGTGCAGAACTGGAAACAACTCGACTCGCTCGGGAAAAACGGGGTGCAGGGAAAAATTGTTTTCTACAATCATCGTTGGGACGATAAAAAAATTTCCACGTTCGCTGCGTATGGTGAAACGGTTGATTACCGATGGGATGGCGCGCATCGCGCAGAACAATACGGAGCCATTGGTTCTATGGTGCGTTCCTGCACGAGTTCCATTGATACATTTCCACACACAGGAACTGCGCGCAACGATTCACTGATGGCAAAAATTCCTGCAGTTGCTATTGCAACAAAAGATGCTGATTTTCTTCACAATGAAATTATTGCCAATGGGAAAGTGAAATTCATTTTAAAAATGAATTGCCAATGGATGCCTGATGAAAAATCGTACAACGTGATCGGAGAAATAATCGGCAGTGAACATCCCGAACAGGTGATCGTCGTGGGCGGACATCTCGACGCGTGGGAACTGGGTGCGGGCGCGAATGACGATGGCGCGGGCGTAGTTCAATCGGTGGAAGCCATTCGTTTGTTTAAACAGCTTGGTATTCGTCCCAAACACACGATACGTTGTGTTGCATTCATGAATGAAGAGAACGGCGGCCGCGGAGGAAAAGCGTATGCCGATTCTGCCAAAGTGAAAAATGAAAAACACATTGCCGCAATAGAATCAGATGCCGGCGGATTTACTCCGCGCGGATTCGGAACAGAAATGGATTCGCTCAAAAAAATAAAAATTCAATCGTGGAGAAATCTTTTTCTTCCTTACGGAGTTTATGATTTTGATCATGGTGGCGGTGGCGCTGACATAGGCCCGCTTAAAACACAGGGGACTCCATTACTCGGCCTTCAGCCCGACGGCTCGCGCTATTTCGATTATCATCACACGGAAGATGATCAGTTTAAAAATGTGAATCGCCGCGAATTACACATGGGCGCTGCATCCATGGCGGCAATGCTATTTCTCATTGATAAGTATGGATTGTGA
- a CDS encoding N-acetylmuramoyl-L-alanine amidase — protein sequence MNRNVVRPVIIFLAASMVMLLTGSFATKIKPETKKIRVVCIDAGHGGKDPGCHGDFAKEKDVALAVALKFGKYISDHYPDVKVVYTRTTDVFVELNERAAIANRNNADIFICIHCNSACVRKKDAHGKYHDLCNEEANGSETYVMGLHKAEGNLDVAKRENDVVTMEDNYQNKYNLDINSDEAEIIYSWYQNIYLEQSMRFAQLCQQQFSTNAGREDKGVKQAGFLVLWKTSMPSVLIETGFLSSPQEERFLSGEKGQDYMAASIFRAFRSWKDDVEGNNITYDDDIANMKPYRILPEDTAGLRKPFNYVTGGVSPAKNDSVKKNEDSIVQDVPIVVDSEKIKRDNAKAIYRVQLFSTDKLLADDAAEFKGSQDVWHYEQNGIYKYTSGEYYSMAEATKEQTIIRQNFPQAFIVAFDKSGNRITTDQAKKLNGR from the coding sequence ATGAATCGTAACGTAGTAAGGCCTGTTATTATTTTCCTGGCAGCATCGATGGTTATGCTGCTGACGGGCTCTTTTGCAACAAAAATCAAGCCCGAAACAAAAAAAATAAGAGTCGTTTGCATTGATGCAGGCCATGGAGGTAAAGATCCCGGTTGTCACGGAGATTTCGCGAAGGAAAAAGATGTTGCTCTTGCTGTGGCGTTAAAATTTGGTAAATATATTTCTGATCATTATCCCGATGTCAAAGTCGTGTACACGCGCACTACGGATGTGTTCGTGGAATTGAACGAGCGCGCAGCAATCGCGAACCGCAACAACGCTGATATTTTCATTTGCATTCACTGCAATTCTGCCTGTGTGAGAAAAAAAGACGCGCATGGAAAATATCACGATCTCTGCAACGAAGAAGCCAACGGATCAGAAACGTATGTAATGGGTTTGCACAAAGCAGAAGGAAATCTTGATGTTGCAAAAAGAGAAAATGATGTAGTGACGATGGAAGATAATTACCAGAACAAATACAATCTCGATATTAATTCAGATGAAGCGGAGATCATTTACAGCTGGTATCAGAATATTTATCTCGAGCAGAGCATGCGTTTCGCTCAATTGTGCCAACAGCAATTTTCCACCAATGCGGGACGTGAAGATAAAGGTGTGAAGCAGGCGGGATTTCTCGTGCTCTGGAAAACGAGTATGCCATCGGTGCTCATTGAAACAGGATTTTTGTCGAGCCCGCAGGAAGAACGTTTTTTATCGGGAGAAAAAGGACAGGATTATATGGCGGCAAGTATTTTCCGTGCATTCCGTTCCTGGAAAGATGATGTGGAAGGAAATAATATTACGTACGATGATGACATTGCAAATATGAAACCGTACAGGATTTTGCCCGAAGACACAGCAGGGCTTAGAAAACCTTTCAACTATGTGACAGGAGGAGTTTCCCCTGCGAAAAACGACAGTGTGAAAAAAAATGAGGACAGTATTGTACAGGATGTCCCGATAGTTGTCGATTCAGAAAAAATAAAAAGAGATAATGCAAAAGCAATTTATCGTGTGCAGCTATTTTCTACCGATAAATTACTTGCTGATGATGCGGCGGAATTCAAAGGATCGCAGGACGTATGGCATTATGAGCAGAATGGAATTTATAAATACACGAGCGGAGAATATTATTCCATGGCCGAAGCGACAAAAGAACAAACAATAATCCGCCAGAATTTTCCGCAGGCATTTATCGTGGCGTTTGACAAGAGCGGAAACCGCATTACCACCGACCAGGCGAAAAAACTGAATGGAAGATAA
- the trxA gene encoding thioredoxin, translated as MALQITDSNFEEIVLKSDKPVIVDFWAEWCGPCRMVGPIVEEIGKEYDGKAIVGKVDVDNNPNVSMQFGIRNIPTILFFKGGKMVDKQVGAVAKSVLTQKLEAQL; from the coding sequence ATGGCACTCCAGATCACAGACAGCAATTTCGAAGAGATCGTTCTCAAATCAGACAAACCCGTTATCGTTGACTTCTGGGCAGAATGGTGCGGCCCGTGCAGAATGGTTGGTCCAATTGTAGAAGAGATCGGGAAAGAATACGATGGCAAAGCGATCGTAGGAAAAGTGGACGTCGATAATAATCCGAATGTTTCGATGCAATTCGGCATCCGTAACATTCCTACCATTCTATTTTTCAAAGGAGGAAAAATGGTGGACAAACAAGTGGGTGCTGTTGCGAAAAGTGTATTGACACAAAAACTCGAAGCGCAACTCTGA
- a CDS encoding KUP/HAK/KT family potassium transporter — protein sequence MSKDDHLNLHKKVTFAGLLVTLGIIYGDIGTSPLYVLQTIVGTDNKIDGEIIFGALSCIVWTLTLQTTIKYVLLTLRADNNGEGGIFALYALVRRTKRKWLLLPAIIGGSMLLADGIITPPISVTAAVEGVSGVSKNFPIASVTIGILAALFIIQQFGTKFVGKFFGPMMFVWFSMLAVLGISQIKNDYTILNALNPYYAIHLLLTHKGMALGILGAVFLCTTGAEALYSDLGHCGRKNIRITWTCVKICLVLNYFGQGAWLISHEGHKLSEFADRANNPFYTIMPDWFYGAGIVIATAAAIIASQALITGSFTLINEAIRLNFWPKVRIKYPTNLKGQLYIPSVNWLLLIGCIGIVIFFHQWPASYPGEPDSSKMGAAYGLAIIVTMLMTTILLSYYLLMKRTKVWLVVLVLIVYLPIELLFLRANLEKFRHGGFITVMVGILLIALMWIWYDARKIRNRYVEFVKLDEYLPMVAELGQDTSIPKYATHLVYLTSADIKDEIESKIIYSILQKRPKRADVYWFVHVHGTDSPYTMEYKVNELVAKEVFRIDFFLGFRVPTKINLLFRKVVQEMVTNHEVDITSRYESLNKANVIGDFRFVVLEKYLSADNELPVYEKIILDIYYFMKPITLSEESAFGLDTSSVTVEKVPIVIAPGKEFNMRRIS from the coding sequence ATGTCAAAAGACGACCATCTTAACCTTCACAAAAAAGTAACTTTCGCCGGGCTCCTTGTTACTCTTGGAATCATTTACGGCGACATTGGAACTTCCCCGCTTTACGTTCTGCAAACCATAGTCGGCACTGACAATAAAATTGACGGTGAAATTATTTTCGGCGCGTTATCCTGCATCGTCTGGACACTTACTTTACAGACCACAATAAAATATGTACTGCTTACTTTACGTGCAGATAACAACGGTGAAGGTGGAATTTTTGCGCTGTATGCACTGGTGCGGCGCACAAAAAGAAAATGGCTTTTACTTCCTGCGATCATTGGCGGTTCCATGCTGCTTGCCGATGGAATAATTACTCCGCCAATTTCTGTAACAGCCGCGGTGGAAGGTGTGAGCGGCGTGAGTAAAAATTTTCCGATCGCATCGGTAACCATCGGTATTCTCGCTGCACTTTTCATCATCCAGCAATTCGGAACAAAATTCGTCGGCAAATTTTTCGGGCCGATGATGTTCGTTTGGTTTTCCATGCTTGCCGTTCTCGGAATTTCACAGATCAAAAATGACTATACCATTCTCAATGCACTCAATCCTTATTATGCCATTCATTTACTTCTTACGCATAAAGGAATGGCGCTTGGAATTCTCGGTGCAGTTTTCCTTTGTACAACGGGAGCAGAAGCGCTGTATTCCGATCTCGGCCATTGTGGAAGAAAAAATATCCGCATTACCTGGACGTGTGTAAAAATTTGTCTTGTGCTGAATTATTTCGGACAAGGCGCATGGCTCATCAGTCATGAAGGGCACAAGCTGAGTGAATTTGCTGATCGTGCAAATAATCCTTTTTACACGATCATGCCTGATTGGTTTTACGGAGCGGGAATCGTGATTGCAACTGCAGCAGCTATCATCGCAAGCCAGGCGTTGATCACCGGCTCATTCACACTCATCAACGAAGCGATACGATTGAATTTCTGGCCGAAGGTGCGCATTAAATATCCAACCAATCTGAAAGGGCAACTTTACATTCCATCTGTAAACTGGTTATTGCTCATCGGTTGTATTGGTATCGTAATCTTTTTTCATCAGTGGCCCGCTTCTTATCCCGGTGAACCCGATTCGTCAAAAATGGGAGCTGCTTACGGCCTCGCGATCATTGTCACGATGTTAATGACCACCATCCTGCTCAGTTATTATTTGCTGATGAAACGTACGAAAGTTTGGCTCGTTGTATTGGTACTCATCGTTTACCTGCCCATTGAATTACTTTTTCTTCGTGCGAATCTCGAAAAATTCCGGCATGGCGGTTTCATTACCGTGATGGTAGGAATTCTGCTCATCGCACTAATGTGGATATGGTATGATGCAAGGAAGATCCGTAACCGGTATGTTGAATTTGTAAAACTGGATGAATATCTGCCGATGGTTGCGGAACTCGGACAGGATACTTCTATTCCCAAGTACGCAACACATCTTGTTTATCTCACGAGCGCCGACATCAAAGACGAGATCGAATCGAAAATAATTTATTCCATTCTGCAGAAACGTCCGAAACGAGCGGACGTGTACTGGTTCGTGCACGTGCATGGCACGGACAGCCCGTACACGATGGAGTACAAAGTGAATGAACTCGTGGCTAAAGAAGTTTTTCGGATTGATTTTTTCCTCGGCTTCCGCGTTCCCACAAAAATAAATCTGCTGTTCCGGAAAGTGGTGCAGGAAATGGTAACGAATCACGAAGTGGATATTACGTCGCGTTACGAATCGCTGAATAAAGCGAATGTCATTGGCGATTTCCGTTTTGTGGTGCTTGAAAAATATCTTTCTGCCGATAATGAACTCCCGGTTTACGAAAAAATTATTCTCGATATTTATTATTTCATGAAACCGATCACGCTCTCCGAAGAAAGTGCTTTCGGTTTGGATACGAGTTCCGTCACCGTTGAAAAAGTTCCGATCGTTATTGCACCCGGAAAAGAATTCAACATGAGAAGAATTTCCTGA
- a CDS encoding sigma-70 family RNA polymerase sigma factor, whose translation MSPKTRLPSEEILVAKLKDHDEGGLRLLYDNYSSALYGVIFRIIREKETAEDVLQETFLKIWNNIASYDTTKARLYTWLLNIARNSAIDKIRSKNFRKNEQVRSIEDYVYTVDRQHNQVTGTDHIGLKKLVDGLKPEQRQLIELLYFGGYTQSEVSDELGIPLGTIKTRVKAAMTRLRELMK comes from the coding sequence TTGTCTCCGAAAACCAGATTACCTTCTGAAGAAATTCTCGTTGCGAAACTGAAAGATCACGACGAAGGCGGATTGCGTTTGCTTTACGATAATTATTCTTCTGCACTTTACGGAGTAATTTTCAGGATCATTCGGGAAAAGGAAACAGCAGAAGATGTTTTGCAGGAAACTTTTCTCAAGATCTGGAATAATATCGCAAGTTATGATACAACAAAAGCGCGGCTCTACACCTGGTTGCTGAACATTGCGCGGAATTCTGCCATTGACAAAATCCGTTCGAAAAATTTTCGCAAGAATGAACAAGTCCGCAGCATAGAAGATTACGTATATACCGTTGACCGGCAACATAACCAGGTAACGGGTACCGATCATATCGGTTTAAAAAAACTTGTGGATGGACTGAAGCCGGAACAACGACAACTGATCGAACTTTTATATTTCGGCGGCTATACACAAAGCGAAGTTTCAGATGAACTCGGAATTCCCCTCGGCACAATTAAAACACGCGTTAAAGCAGCGATGACCCGTTTGCGCGAACTCATGAAATGA
- a CDS encoding anti-sigma factor gives MNPQEYISTGILELYVLGAASHDEIREVEKMAALHTEIRYEIERLQIAMEKYAEEHRIIPDKKNKLKILSIVSGEKVQKKSDDEIVSGKTPFTFSWKPFAVAASLLLIISISVNFFQWHNLNATKENDDAVLAASNHITDTALDGMTGRTAIVRRKMDSVRRVLNFLRDPMTQNVALESKIPGHPMKAVVHWNMKSMEVAVDPMTLPMTSPDQKYVLWAFVNGNPINEGSFSVNNNSGIQMMKTVQQTESFAVSLEKSGDVIAPLGPVYVMGDPARSQP, from the coding sequence ATGAACCCGCAGGAATACATATCGACCGGAATTCTCGAGCTGTATGTGCTCGGGGCTGCATCGCACGATGAGATTCGTGAAGTGGAAAAAATGGCGGCGCTTCATACGGAGATTCGTTACGAGATAGAACGTTTGCAGATCGCGATGGAAAAATATGCGGAGGAACACCGGATCATTCCCGATAAAAAAAATAAATTGAAAATTCTGAGCATTGTTTCCGGCGAAAAAGTTCAAAAAAAATCTGATGATGAAATTGTCTCAGGAAAAACTCCATTTACATTTTCATGGAAACCATTTGCTGTTGCAGCATCACTTCTTCTTATCATCAGCATCAGCGTGAATTTTTTCCAATGGCATAATCTCAATGCTACGAAAGAAAATGATGATGCCGTTCTTGCTGCATCCAACCACATCACCGACACGGCGCTGGATGGAATGACGGGAAGAACTGCCATCGTCCGCAGAAAAATGGACAGTGTGCGGCGTGTTCTGAATTTTTTGCGCGACCCGATGACGCAGAATGTTGCACTGGAAAGTAAAATTCCGGGACATCCGATGAAAGCAGTCGTGCACTGGAATATGAAATCAATGGAAGTGGCTGTTGATCCGATGACTTTACCAATGACCTCTCCTGATCAGAAATATGTTTTGTGGGCTTTTGTCAATGGAAATCCTATAAATGAAGGAAGTTTTTCTGTTAATAATAATTCCGGAATTCAAATGATGAAAACGGTGCAACAGACAGAATCATTTGCAGTTTCATTGGAGAAATCAGGTGACGTTATTGCCCCGCTGGGGCCTGTTTATGTAATGGGCGATCCTGCCCGTTCGCAACCCTGA
- a CDS encoding LPS-assembly protein LptD, which translates to MLIIAGLFTSFNLFCAPVNPLAPDTGKIIVKKSSNALDFQIDYSANDSIHFDLEHKLVYLYDSAKVDYNDIHLEADYIVIDFNNNVVSADGPRDSTGKYTGKAHFSNADQDFEATHLAYNYKTQKGKISEVTTEEGDGILHADIVKKDTGKVTYGYKGFFTTCDLDHPHYAIYAKKMKVIQDDKIITGPAYLKIADVPTPLGVPFGFFPNKKGRKSGIIIPTYGSSPTLGFFLRDGGYYWGISDKMDMAVRGDIYSKGSWGAKVYTNYRVRYKYSGNLALKYSRIITGESELPSRYARNDFFINWSHTQDAKANPSIRFSANVNAGTSSYNRNNGSRPTDYLSNTFQSNISWSKAWKFGSLSANIRHSQNTQTHNVNLSAPTLSLTINRFYPFRNSSRTHTSWYNKIGDKVSVSYASEFQNNISIGDSSLKYEWRDYVASRFKNGIRQSMPVSASFNLLHHFTITFASTMNSITQFKTINRYWNGESVITDTVNGAHISFDYNASATMTTKIYGMFHLRHTKFSVIRHTLTPALSFTYMPDFTNPKYGFYRSVQSSEFGAVTKYSIFENGIYGATPAGNLGAIGFNLMNNLEAKKRPKDNDTTATEQRVTLLDALNFAFSYNLMAKHFNWSYITGGFRLKLFKKFDVNGTFNADPYRIDANGIRIERFEWRTENRLARLTGAAVSMNTSLRKGGLSASNHYSSTRGTEQELNMINANPNAYVDFNIPWSLNIGYTLSWSKPSLISTTTQTVHFSGDMNVTPKWKVGFDSNYDIQKQKFSSASINVYRDLHCWQMQFNWIPFGVRQSYNITINVKSAMLQDLKLTRKREWFDYSTLY; encoded by the coding sequence TTGTTAATAATCGCCGGCCTCTTCACATCTTTTAATCTTTTTTGTGCTCCTGTAAATCCACTCGCTCCAGACACCGGAAAGATCATTGTGAAAAAGAGTAGCAACGCACTCGATTTCCAGATTGATTACAGCGCGAATGATTCCATTCATTTCGATCTTGAACACAAATTGGTTTATCTCTACGACAGCGCGAAAGTAGATTACAACGACATTCATCTCGAGGCCGATTACATTGTGATCGATTTTAATAACAATGTTGTTTCTGCCGACGGCCCCAGAGATTCAACAGGAAAATATACAGGCAAAGCACATTTCAGCAACGCCGACCAGGATTTTGAAGCAACGCATCTCGCTTACAATTACAAAACACAGAAAGGAAAAATTTCGGAAGTCACCACCGAAGAAGGCGACGGAATTCTTCACGCCGACATCGTGAAAAAAGATACCGGCAAAGTCACTTATGGTTATAAAGGATTTTTTACCACCTGCGATCTCGATCACCCGCACTACGCGATCTACGCAAAGAAAATGAAAGTGATACAGGACGATAAGATCATTACGGGACCTGCTTACCTGAAGATCGCTGATGTTCCCACACCACTCGGTGTTCCTTTCGGATTTTTTCCGAATAAGAAAGGGAGAAAATCAGGCATCATCATTCCCACTTACGGTTCGTCGCCCACGCTCGGATTTTTTCTCCGCGACGGCGGTTACTATTGGGGAATTTCAGATAAAATGGATATGGCGGTGCGCGGCGATATTTATTCGAAAGGAAGCTGGGGTGCAAAAGTGTACACGAATTACAGAGTACGCTACAAGTACAGCGGAAATCTTGCGCTGAAATATTCGCGCATCATCACCGGCGAAAGTGAATTGCCCTCGCGTTATGCGCGCAATGATTTTTTCATCAACTGGTCGCACACGCAGGATGCGAAAGCCAATCCTTCCATTCGTTTTTCTGCGAATGTGAATGCAGGAACTTCTTCCTACAATAGAAATAATGGTTCGCGTCCAACAGATTATCTCTCGAATACTTTTCAGTCCAACATCTCGTGGAGCAAAGCGTGGAAATTCGGATCGCTCTCGGCGAATATCCGCCATAGCCAGAATACGCAAACGCACAATGTGAATTTGAGTGCACCTACGCTTTCACTTACAATAAACCGGTTTTATCCATTCCGGAATTCAAGCCGCACGCACACGAGCTGGTACAACAAGATCGGTGATAAAGTTTCGGTGAGTTATGCATCCGAATTCCAGAACAACATCAGCATCGGCGATTCTTCTCTCAAATACGAATGGCGCGATTATGTGGCTTCGCGTTTTAAGAATGGAATACGGCAAAGCATGCCGGTTTCCGCTTCGTTCAATTTGCTTCATCATTTCACAATTACGTTTGCTTCTACCATGAATTCCATTACGCAATTCAAAACTATTAATCGTTATTGGAACGGCGAAAGTGTGATCACAGATACCGTAAACGGCGCGCATATTAGTTTCGATTACAATGCAAGCGCTACCATGACCACGAAAATTTACGGCATGTTCCATTTACGCCACACTAAATTTTCCGTCATACGCCACACGCTCACGCCTGCGCTCTCGTTCACGTACATGCCCGACTTCACGAATCCGAAATATGGTTTTTATCGTTCCGTGCAATCGAGTGAATTCGGCGCTGTGACAAAATATTCCATTTTTGAAAACGGGATTTATGGAGCGACTCCTGCCGGAAATCTCGGCGCTATCGGTTTTAATCTCATGAATAATCTTGAAGCAAAAAAACGTCCGAAGGATAATGACACAACAGCTACCGAACAGCGCGTGACTTTACTCGACGCGCTCAATTTCGCTTTCAGTTATAATCTCATGGCGAAACATTTCAACTGGTCGTACATCACCGGCGGATTCCGCCTGAAGCTTTTCAAAAAATTCGATGTCAACGGAACATTTAACGCCGATCCGTATCGAATAGATGCAAACGGAATTCGAATAGAGCGTTTCGAATGGAGAACAGAAAATCGCCTCGCGCGGCTAACGGGCGCGGCAGTGAGCATGAATACTTCATTGCGGAAAGGAGGGTTGAGTGCGTCGAATCATTATTCTTCCACGCGGGGAACAGAACAGGAACTGAATATGATCAACGCCAATCCGAATGCTTACGTTGATTTTAATATTCCCTGGTCGCTCAATATCGGTTACACATTGAGCTGGAGTAAACCTTCACTCATTTCCACGACTACACAAACTGTACATTTTTCCGGCGACATGAATGTAACTCCGAAGTGGAAAGTAGGATTCGATTCGAATTATGATATTCAGAAACAGAAATTTTCCAGCGCATCCATCAACGTGTACCGCGATCTTCATTGCTGGCAAATGCAGTTCAACTGGATTCCATTCGGTGTGCGGCAGAGTTACAACATCACCATCAATGTAAAATCGGCCATGCTGCAGGATCTGAAACTCACGCGCAAAAGAGAATGGTTTGATTATAGTACGCTGTATTGA
- a CDS encoding DUF58 domain-containing protein, with protein MALDHQELQQFSHLELLARQVVEGFITGLHKSPFHGFSVEFAEHRLYNSGEPTKHIDWKLYGRTDKMFVKRYEEETNLRCQVVIDNSSSMHFPEKGKDEIENKITFSVKCAAALTELLKMQRDAVGLSVFSEFVELHTPARSNTVHNKMLYHELGKLLDVRTDFSNKKTFAVQALHEIAESIHKRSLVIIFSDMFDSGTNNDELFSALQHLRHNRHEVILFHVTDKKHELDFDYENRPYTFVDIETGEELKVQPNEVKDHYLKAITDYKMELKLRCGQYRIDLVEADVNEGFKQVLLPYLLKRTRLL; from the coding sequence ATGGCTCTCGATCACCAGGAACTCCAGCAGTTCTCGCATCTCGAACTTCTCGCACGGCAGGTGGTGGAAGGATTTATCACGGGCCTTCACAAAAGTCCATTTCACGGATTCTCCGTTGAATTTGCAGAACATCGTTTGTACAACAGCGGCGAGCCCACAAAACATATTGATTGGAAATTATATGGCCGCACGGATAAAATGTTCGTGAAGCGTTATGAAGAAGAAACAAATCTCCGTTGCCAGGTGGTGATTGACAATTCTTCTTCCATGCATTTTCCTGAAAAAGGAAAAGACGAAATTGAAAATAAAATTACTTTCTCTGTAAAATGTGCTGCGGCCCTAACTGAATTACTCAAGATGCAGCGCGATGCCGTTGGCCTTTCCGTTTTTTCAGAGTTTGTGGAGTTGCACACGCCCGCGCGGAGCAATACGGTTCACAACAAGATGCTTTATCATGAACTGGGAAAACTACTGGATGTAAGGACAGATTTCTCCAATAAAAAAACCTTCGCGGTACAGGCATTGCACGAGATCGCAGAAAGCATTCACAAAAGATCACTCGTTATTATTTTCAGCGATATGTTCGATTCGGGAACGAACAATGATGAACTTTTTTCAGCGTTGCAGCATTTGCGTCACAACCGGCATGAGGTCATTCTCTTTCACGTTACCGATAAAAAGCACGAACTCGATTTTGATTATGAGAACAGGCCTTACACATTTGTGGATATTGAAACGGGTGAAGAACTGAAAGTGCAGCCGAATGAAGTGAAAGATCATTACCTGAAAGCGATCACCGATTACAAAATGGAACTCAAACTCCGTTGCGGGCAATACCGCATTGATCTCGTGGAAGCAGATGTGAACGAAGGATTCAAACAGGTGCTGCTGCCCTACCTGCTCAAGCGCACGCGCCTGCTGTGA